From a region of the Malania oleifera isolate guangnan ecotype guangnan chromosome 12, ASM2987363v1, whole genome shotgun sequence genome:
- the LOC131144418 gene encoding probable nucleoredoxin 1: protein MSMYDDLTISKSEQAIRTFPYRDINLLGLLAGVQENGEQRDFLIRNNGDQVKIDELIGKTVGVYYTAAWCCPSRKFTPKLVEAYRELSAKTAKAGFEIVYVSQDEDEETFNEFFSEMPWLAVPYSDSEGLKRARGLLSFSFLPYLVIFDEEGKQLNTEGRKHVEKHGAKAYPFTPERIQELSNLTP, encoded by the exons ATGTCCATGTATGATGATCTTACAATCTCCAAATCCGAACAAGCCATCCGCACCTTCCCATATAGGGATATCAATCTTCTCGGTTTGTTGGCCGGCGTGCAGGAAAATGGTGAGCAGAGAGATTTTCTCATCCGGAACAACGGCGATCAG GTAAAAATTGATGAATTGATAGGGAAGACGGTCGGGGTGTACTATACGGCGGCATGGTGCTGCCCGTCTCGGAAATTCACCCCTAAATTGGTGGAGGCGTACCGCGAACTCTCGGCGAAAACCGCGAAAGCAGGATTCGAGATCGTCTACGTCTCGCAGGATGAAGATGAGGAGACGTTTAATGAATTCTTCTCCGAGATGCCATGGCTGGCGGTGCCCTACTCTGATTCAGAAGGTCTCAAACGCGCTCGCGGATTGTTGAGTTTCTCATTTCTGCCCTACCTTGTGATCTTCGATGAAGAGGGGAAACAATTGAACACCGAGGGGAGAAAGCATGTAGAGAAGCATGGAGCAAAAGCGTATCCCTTCACTCCAGAAAGGATCCAAGAGCTAAGCAATTTAACACCATAA
- the LOC131144520 gene encoding glucan endo-1,3-beta-glucosidase-like: protein MITNAMTIQRSFLSLISLRFLLFLLSPLPSAAAPVGVCYGRVANNLPPPSNVVNLVKSNGISRIRLFNDDPSTLQAFSGSEIQLMVGVPNEILPSLGNGTVATALQWLKSSIFAYVPAGQIRYLAVGNEVFLKDPFYTPFVVPAINNLYQALQTLGLTDAIKISSPLAASVLSSSHPPSTGSFDPYLQSVMAPLLHFLQDSRSPLMINAYPFISYTNNAKHISLDFALFRSGNVVQDGGLTYNNLFDATIDAFVFAMEKEGFAGVPVVLTETGWPTTGGEAATPENAVAYNGNVVKRALNDVGTPKRPGVGVEVFLFDLFDENEKGGEAYERHFGIFGLDGIKAYDINFN from the exons ATGATCACAAACGCCATGACGATTCAACGCTCCTTCCTCTCTTTGATCTCTCTCCGATTCCTCCTCTTCCTTCTTTCTCCTCTTCCTTCAG CCGCTGCGCCCGTCGGCGTATGCTACGGCCGCGTCGCCAATAACCTCCCTCCGCCCTCCAATGTGGTCAATCTCGTCAAATCCAACGGCATCTCGAGAATCCGGCTCTTCAACGACGATCCAAGCACTCTGCAAGCTTTCTCCGGCTCCGAAATCCAGCTCATGGTTGGAGTTCCCAACGAGATCCTCCCTTCCCTCGGCAACGGCACCGTCGCCACCGCCCTACAGTGGCTTAAATCCAGCATCTTCGCATACGTCCCCGCCGGTCAGATCCGGTACCTAGCCGTCGGCAACGAGGTCTTCCTGAAAGATCCGTTCTACACTCCGTTCGTCGTTCCCGCCATTAACAATCTCTACCAAGCTCTCCAAACCCTTGGTCTCACCGACGCGATTAAGATATCGTCGCCGCTGGCGGCATCCGTCCTTTCGAGCTCGCATCCTCCGTCTACCGGATCCTTCGATCCGTACCTCCAATCGGTTATGGCTCCTCTGCTTCACTTCCTCCAGGATAGCAGATCTCCGCTCATGATCAATGCTTATCCGTTCATCAGCTACACGAACAATGCCAAGCACATATCCCTCGACTTCGCTCTGTTCAGATCCGGAAACGTCGTACAGGATGGGGGTTTGACGTACAACAATCTCTTCGACGCGACGATTGATGCGTTCGTTTTTGCGATGGAGAAGGAAGGTTTCGCCGGAGTGCCGGTAGTGCTGACGGAGACTGGCTGGCCGACTACCGGCGGCGAGGCCGCGACCCCCGAGAACGCTGTGGCGTACAATGGAAATGTCGTAAAACGGGCACTAAACGACGTCGGAACGCCCAAGAGGCCTGGTGTTGGGGTGGAAGTGTTTTTGTTTGATCTTTTTGACGAGAATGAGAAAGGAGGGGAAGCGTATGAGAGGCACTTTGGGATTTTTGGACTTGATGGAATTAAGGCTTACgacattaattttaattaa